In the genome of Lycium ferocissimum isolate CSIRO_LF1 unplaced genomic scaffold, AGI_CSIRO_Lferr_CH_V1 ctg9601, whole genome shotgun sequence, the window CTTGCCAAGATATCGAAGAgagctcttatgatctgtataaacaTCAAcgtggacaccatacaaataatgtctccacatcttgaTGCATGGTCTgccggccaattcaagatcatgggtcggataatttttctcatgtttccatagcgcttgaagcatacgcaatcaccttaccgtgttgcatcaacacacatgcCTAGCCCCGATGCACGAAGCATCCGGTACACAACATAATCGCGATCCTACGAAAAAGTGTCAGGACTAGTGCataagttaatctatcctttagctcttgaaaactacattcacaagcatctgcccattgaaacttagctgatttctgggtcagctttgtgggtagtgcagaaatagaagacaagccttctacaaatctcctataataacctgctaagcccagaaaactacggacctccataggagttgtgggccttggccaagtcttcaccgcttcaatcttttgggtatctacccgaataccgtggtaaataatatgccccaataAGGTCAcgagttcaaccaaaattcacacttagaaattttggcaaataactctcgagtttgaagaactccaaGAGCAGTCTACGCAAATGATCCCGCGCATGTTACgcctcggacctagaatataccgggatatcgtcgatgaacacaataaaaaataaatctaagaaGGGCACAACACAttgttcattaaatccataaatacgCCGGTGCAAtagttagcccgaatgacattaccgaaactcaaaatggcaGTGTCGATTGCGttttgtcttaggaatatctttctcctaACTACTTGATGataccggatctcaaatctatctttgaaaaccatttggtgCCTTacaattggtcaaataaatcatcaattctcggaagcgaatatttattcttgattgtcaccttatttagctgcCGATAGtaaatgcacattcgcaaggagccatctttctttcgtacAAACAACACGAGTGCTCCCCACgaggaagaactaggcctaataaaacctttttcaagcaagtccttcaattgttccttcaactaTTTTAACTCCGCGGGAGCCATCCTGTAAGGAGGAAAGGATATGGGTTTTGtgtccggtagcacatcaatagtaaaatcaatctcccgttcggGAGGGAcacctggaagctcttccggtaATACATCCGACAACTCATTAACCatggggacagactgaagagttggcgattcagcttctacatcatgagcccgaactagatggtaaatacaatCTTTtgcgatcatttttcttgccttgagatgggaaataaacctacctttcagGAACGCAgtattccctttccattctaaaactggttctcccgaaaatcgaaagcaaaccattttcattctacaatcaacattggcataacaagaagccaaccaatccatgcccatgataacatcaaagtccaccatttttaactcatgtaaatcaaccatagtacgatggtcacaaatcacaaccacgcaatttctatatactcgactagctattaccggttcatcaacgggtgtagatacctcaaaaggtttgatcgactccgatttgaccccaaaccgacccgcaatatatggagtaacatatgacaatatgGATCCCGGATCTaacaaagcatatacatcatgagaaaatatcgataatatacctgtgacaatatcaggagaagactcaagatcttggcgtccagccaaagcataaatacggtgttgaggaccactagaactaggagctctccctctacctctaccatggctgaccGGTGCCTGTGAACcttgccccatagggcgtatcgATGATGAAGACCCGGTTGCCGATCCTGAAGGCTGGACTATACCCCTACCACCAtccgaggggcaatcacgcatgatatggcttGGCTGACTGCAtgtatagcaaacctctgaacctagtcaacactggccccaatgtaacttcccacactgggaacatcgtggcatgggtggcctagcctgacccgaatcacccctgaactgagaacccgaagccctgaaactctgactcggcccagaataagtagatctatcaaatctctggcctgtaaaccgtggaggtgcactagtcatagaatggcctgaaggCCTAAAAAACTGCTGTCTTGgcccgcctctaaactcactgGTTGGACGCGAAGATCTatccctcttgttataccctctatcatgctcacgctcacttctttgctgttgctggcttttttccaaattttgggcatgggcttgaatgcgtgaaatatccatgttatcctgaagggacgcagtcaaacacctatccatcaaatgtggccctaggcctctcataAATTGGTGCAcgcgatcacccatatccgttACCAtagccggagcatacctagccaaagaattgaagcggagactatactctaaggcactcatacttccttgcttacgattcaagaatttatcgaCTCTAGCCCGCTGAATCTCTGGAGGTAAGTAATGTCGGAAGAAGGCATCcataaattcttgccataccgggagaggtgcattgactcctcgtgaagccatccaaattgtgtaccaatgaaccgcgatATCCCTTAAtatataggatgctaactccaccgattcaatgtccgaagcatgcattaaccgaagtgtcctcaacatcccatcaataaaattctgggAGTCCTCATCGGCTTCGAccgaagaatttcggagggttcaagctaataaaatcacgggcccttgcgataacagccctatcaccatcGCCCTTTACCTTGGCGGCGAGTACGAGCGGCAACCAAccgagtaagtaaatgaatgacctctttcacatcttgCACGAAGCGTCGGTGGAGGAGAGCCGGAGGTCTTCTTGGGGCGAGGCTCCCTCGTGCTCCTCAGAAATGGGCACTGagtgggaggactgagattgagccgcattttgggactcactttcttctacaactgttggcggtgctctttcagcccgctttcaCCTTACGTTTTTCCCTTTTGGCCGCCATAGCTTTTCTCTTGCTGCATTTtcgaaatacataatacacggttaGGGACAAaaaaatccttatatcatgactctatcgcacgatcttatgaagaaagaaggtcattcattcctaaaatgcccgcagcctcctatttataagcgtggcacgcaacacacccataaacatgaccctactggacacggctcgtagacacaccctagagGACGGaagcgctcgataccacttttgtcacgacccaattggagggccatgacgggcacccggtgctaatccacctgggcacctcttatcgtacattcatatttacatctaggtgagccacatagcttagTCATAACTTCTATCCAGCATTcatgctaatctcattgggcaacaacgcattcatatcatcattaacaactatacCCATATCAATATAcgtaagccgacgaggctatcaaaatgatatacaaaatataagccgacaaggcaaaagacatctaatcatacacaactgtctacgagcctctaagaagagtatgtcacatcatataggcgggataagaccccgccatgcccataggtatgtacacaaaagaataataccaaaagctatagctccggatgaaaaagagctcctctatgcagtccctgaatAAGATATCTATAGATCAAGCCTATCTCCCTATCCACCTGTgagcatgacgcagcgtccacaaacaaaaggatttTTAGAGAGCTTTTGGATTtgatttggtaaaataaaatgtccaaatgaagtggaatgaaatatataaagcggaaCTTAAAATACCGTCGGGCAAttctgcgcccattttgactggccgtcaaaattcctacagaccgtcaaaatggtctgtagaactgcccagtcaaataTGGTTCACTGTAACCATTTTACGCTGGGTTGGTGTAATTTGAGGGGCCGCAGAAATTTCTGTGGGGTGTCAAAATTTCTGCgggccgtcaaatggtccgtcaaAATTTTCTGCTCAAACAGTCTGTCTTgaaacacccataactttttactccgacgtcacattgacgaacggtttgttgcgttggaaactagactcgattaaattcaatttggataaaagaaacacaccaaaactcctcatattctaggagatatgcctcccccaatttggaccaaaatcctgtccgaaaattttgtcaagttttcccaaagttccgacaaactccattccttaatttacttgttcttaaatccttccatagcttatttcatGGGATTAGAaccccataaccataatatgggaacatATAATCTCACATATCCTAAGGTAACTCCAGTTTCCACTATTtggacaactaacacctaacgaatttcaacggacgaaactatgaggtgtaacatccattcatacaaacattacTGAGAGAGCCATTCATTTAAAACAATgccgagagggtcattcatacaaacattgccgagagggccattcatacaaacattgccaagagggtcttttatactaacatttttgtgagggtcattcatacaagcATACCGAGAGGGCCAATCATTCATTTGTATGCCAAGCGTGCCATCATTCAGACAAACACACAAAGTACGAAGAAAAGAAGATCTAGCCGAGAGGGCATACCTACTGAAACATTCATTTGCATATTTTCAAATCGCCGAGAGGGCCATGCATCAAACAAAGACATGCATCAAAGCATTTACAATTAAACAAAATCTTTGAGAGGGCCATGCCAAACAATGACCGAGACGGTCATACAAGTCCAATAATACCAAGAGGTTCATCCATTACAAAATTAAGCTGAGAGGGTCATACAAATCAAATAATACCAAGAGGGTCATCCATTACAAAATTAAGCCGAGATAGCCACCCAATTAAACAACCACGCAAGAGTGGACATCAAGAATCTGAAAGAGGATCACACCGATAGAGAAGTTTGACCATGTTGCTACCCAGTAGATGGAAATAGGTTTGAAGCCACCGAGAAGGAGAACAGGCTGATCAAAATCGGATCCAGATCCATGCGAAGCATAAGTTGAACTTTTTCTTAGGTAGCTGGTTGAGATAGGGCGCCAATGAGATTCAAGATCTATGGAAAGGAATTGGGGATCACTCCACGCTACACTCAgccataattaatttttaaatttttatttgctTTCCTTTTAAAATACCACAACCGGTCGGGCTCGCACCGGAATGTTTGCTAAAATCAAGCAATAAGACACTAAAGTTTTCGAAAACTATGTTTGTGTAATCTATCACCCATGGGTGTGAAGTGCACCACATTCAAAGGCTTAGAGTGTAAAAGCCTCTTTTTCGTTTAGCATTTGTCTGTCGAGGGGTCCGAAGACCAAGGCGTTCCCATATGAAGAATACCTTTTCCAGCCAATTGAGTCAAACTACAAGTGACCTGATTCCCAAGACCAGGGATATATAGGTATAATCAATACCAGAGAGTCAGTCACACTCCAACAGATCGATCCAAAGCCTCTCAGTTCCGACACTGAAGTTTTAGAAATTATCTTTAGAAAACCGTGCGTTAGAAGTCTAGTCTAGTCaaactacaagtggcctgaattctcatacaACCTAAATATGTAGGGAACCCAAAAACCAGGGTCCGACCACGATTTTCAAAATTTGCATGTACCTTTCTTGATTTTGAAAGAGATAGAATTTATTTGGTTGGACAAAAATCTGGTTTGTCAAATTCCATTGCCCAGGGACGGATCTGTCCTCCCCGAACAACGAAGGgaaagttgttgacacctaatttttttcctccaacaattttatttaattattcaaacTTCTTGAATCACAAACAGGGTGAGATACACACTTTTACtggtcaaaatgattttacaaaattatttcggTGACATTTTGCTATTTCATTTGGCAATATATCATCAAGTGCATTATTGTATATCATTTGCATATTTTGTGTACTTCTGATAATTTCAAAACATTTTATCATGATTTGAACTTAAAATAGTGAGAGCAATTattcaattatttatttaaactaAATGATGATTAATTGATAAGTATGTCGCTCcattaaatcatgaaattagattaattaaataaatgaccGATTACATCTCAAATTGCAGGATTAATTTGGTTTAATTACAACTGTTTTCAAATCTAGTTACAATTAAAGCGTCAAAATGATTTCTATGCCAATTAGGGTCACAATTTAAAtggtttaattttatttggaattgATTTGAGCCACAATTGAAATTGGttgtttaatgatttaaatataGCCGCATTTGAAAATTTGACAAAAGTCATTTGCCCTTTCATTTTAATTCGCAATTGGGCTAAGGCCCAACCGATTATGGTCGCGACCTGGCCCAATGCAGAATTAAAAGGGGTTAAAACCCCTTTCAACtcatatgcatgattttccttcatttggcaaaCCCTAACGCCTCCTGCACTCTCTCTTGCCCTCACGTCATAATTCTTGCCGGAAATGATAAGTTTTTAGGCGTGTGTGCTTTTGGTCAGTGTCTTCAAGACACTCTCATCCTCACCACCGTGAATCAACCTCAAAGGTGAGGttacctctctctctctctctctctctctctctttgctTTTCTGCATTTCTCTTAATTGTTTTTGTCCCATTGTATTTCAAACACTAGATTTTGATTGGCTCGTCAAACAATTGGAGGGAATTCCCCCCAGTTCCACTAGTCTCACATTGACACAAACCCTAGGTATGGGATtttagggttctatataaagaacccccaCCTCCTCTCATTTTACACACTTTGCATCCGGTTAAACCTCCATTTGTTAAGGCATTTGACTGAACATTGTAATTAAACTAGAGTTTTGGTTTTTCGAAACCCTTCACCAGTAAAATTTGGTCtttagttttgaaaatttacttTGTCTTTATGGTTGAGTGTTTGTGGAGTCGTGGGAAAGCTGAAGGAAATCCCTACTTCCAATCtcgacaaggctgccaccaCAAAAGGTAATtccattttcttcccttttaatAGATTAAAGTATGTGCAAGTTTAGATTAGAGTATGTTAGGATCTTGTTTGTTTCCTGATAGATTAGCTTGATGTTTAGTTTTAACTACATGATTAAGGCTATATGATGGCTGGCATAAATAGAGTTGGTAGTTTTCCTTCCATTTTgattaaagttttgattggttTAACTTGATTGGGAGTTTAGGGAGTTTGATTAGTTATCTATTTACCTCTGTCTAATCACAAAATGTTAACAAACCTTATTCTATGAACCTTTaactattcattttttttttggttaaatccCTGCTATAAGTGTTAAATAGAATCGTAGAATAGTATAAAATTTAGGATATGATGTGTTAGCTTTTCTAACATCTATAGCATGACACAGAAGGATCAACCTACTATAAGGTAGGCATATATATAAGTCTATAATTCAGTATCTTTCATATGTGTATCCAGAAAGAAGAAGCTTATGTGGCCTGTTTATTCCTATTATAAGTTATTTGGTCTATGGCTTTGTGCACTTAGGGATATTGTGAAATGTGTGTCTGATTGGTTTAGATGTAGTACTGGTGTCCAAATTAAGTCAGTTGACGCTCATGTAGTCTGTGGAGTTTCATTGGATTGTTTTATAACTTTGCTAAGTTCAAATTGGTGGTTGATCATTTATAGAGTATTTGGCATTGAATATTATTATGggttgatatatgtataatgttaGTTTTTGGGATTTTGTAGTTGGCTTTGCTAACATATGTTATGTAAATACTACCATTATCTTTAACAAGAAAGATCagcttctcttctcttctctatGGAATAGTTGATGATGATCTCTTCGTCTAGGCTAATCAAATGTTAGTTTGAATAAACGGTTGTTTAACCTTGAGGATTAGTCTGTAAAGAACTAAGGTTTAAATCCTAATGCTTATAATTTGTTAGTCACTACCTTAAGTGaaatctattttatttttgttttgggtAAACTTATTATGTTTTGAAACTGTTATGTGGGGATGAAAGAAGGATCACTCTCATAAATGTAAAAAATAGGAGATGGGCATCATGATTGTCCATAGCTATATCCTCTTTAGAGCCTCACCTTGATTCAATacctctctcttcttcttttcctctATTTGATGATTTCTAAGACCAAATTAGGACTGAACATGGATGTATGTGGAGCCCATCCCTATTTCCTCTAGCAATtgatattgatgtcatatatgAGGATTTGTGATTCTTTGTGTATGGGTCCTTAATGGTAATATAACCTGCTTCACCCCAACACTCTTTCCTTTAAGCTTAACAGTGgtttaaataagtaaaaaatgatgaatttaaGGAATGAGCATACCATGGTCTGTTTTCTAATTGTCTATAAGAAAGAGGTGCCAGTTTTCCTATGAGAAGGCATGTCCTAGGGACATGAAACCAAAAAGAGGCTTTGAGTACATCATACTGAGCCTTATCTTGTTTGTTCTAGCTGCTGGGGTTCCTCTTTGCTATATCATGAGATCATGGGACCTTTTATGAGTGTGTAAGTGTTGAATTGGGAATCTGTTAGACCCTCCACAAAATCTGACTATGTACTATTTGAATATGGACCATCAAACCAACTAATTGTTTTGTCCTACTGGAGTTTTAAGTAGTCTAGATGACAAATAGGATTCAAGGTCAGAAATGAGGAAAAATGCATGATGAATACACTGTTTTAACTCTATGGAAAGGTGTAATGAACTGTTATTCTGAATTATACCTCACTTGATTGCATTAGGGGCATTTTTACTTGATTATCTCCCCTTTATTTGTCTCTTATTGCAACTAGGCTATTTTGTATCGCTTTCTCCTCTCAATATGCTTAATATGTGATTGTTGTCTGCTTATGGTATACTTATAAGTATACAGAGGTATATACCTCTTGTATACTCCAAGTATATAAGACATATACCTATTGTATATCAAGGTATATCTGAATTATATTAGACTGACTTGAATAGCTAGAATATGTGTACTTTCTCcaactcttctttttctcctttcttggaTTGTCATGTTGTGATATACTGTTAGATATACAAAACTATACACCCTTATGTATGCTTTGGTATTCAAAGGatgtatatcacatatatacatggtaTATCCTACCATGAGAGTCATTTGTATTTGTAATGTTGGGCTGAGACTGTTGTTTTTCATCGCTTCCTTGTACGAGTTAAATTGGGCATGTCGCCCATAATATTTACCTCTTGTGCATGATTGTGAATATTCGGCCGGTTTGGTGTTTATTCCTCACATTTTGGGGCCTTTTATGGGTCTGTGaccttatattttatttgattatcatctgtgtatatttttgtatatattttaagtatgcgtctgtcacgacccaaaccgatgagccgtgacagGTACCCGACCCTTACTGGCCAAGCACCCCTATGCTTGCATCTACTTCTCACTGACTGTCCTGGGCCCATGTACAATCTGTAACTGTGCTATACTGTCTCCCGaacactcaacataaaagacaccgtaccgggaactcacggccaacacatacatataaacataaacactgagaataacagcatgagccgatttggccgccacacatatacactgtacaacaaaatacacgccgacgaggctgcataatatcacgactacatatcactgtctacagacctctatagaatacaaactgtagaaatggcaggacaaggccctgccgtacccatatatgtaccaaGATGGCATACCAAGCGGACTGAGGCTCCGaatcaatggagcgtaccgacTGCCGCTGAGGGGGAGGTCCTATTGCTGTGAATCGTCCgactggctacctgatcctgcgggcatgaacgcagcgtccacaagaagggacgtcgatgcacgagcaatgtaccgagtatgcatgtaaggcatgagtaataacatatTAAAGGATACaatagcatgaatagtaacataacggaaatatagagcatatcatgagatgcaagagtaacctgtacatctgagtgccttttaggcgggtaccatgcatgcttagtgctgcggaacgtgcagccccatccatataaatatatatatattatactatattatattctttgcggaacgtgtaacccgatccatataaatatatatatatatatatatatatatatatatatatatatatatatatatatatatatatatacacaatattatattgttgcggaacgtgcagcccgatccatataatatattgccgcggaacgcgccccgatccatatacatatatcccgcgtccggacgatatcatgtcatCTTATACCATATataggtggttacgcgtatataacgctctcccttttccccatatacatatacatatatcatataagcagcatgcatgtgagcccaaagaaagtcatgtatctatcggagtgacgtaaggtcggtaacctccgattatgttatggaataatcatggtcgctttgtctcaccttgaaggaacaattattttaaggtgagactatcaatgaagaataacaccacgagaaaacatagaataggatcataaggcatcaatttgtatactttggaatctttaaaaatagtcaccatccataaataaaattgagaaatcaagaaatagcacAACATTCTcttatcgtcattgaaatcgtaaacttggaacctttaaacatggaatcatcatcatcatattcatcgtaggaaaatattctcatctttgacatcatcgttgtcattgtaaaacatatccatcgttgttgtcatgaaagcttacggagtcataaacctccattttggaaaaatacggacattttggaaagcatttatgggtgatcgggaaaagaaatcaagccttggaatcatagatctttaacttttgataacaaggaaaatatggaaacatttatgaagtcataacatcggaatcatgcctttgaaagaaagggacgagccttaacatacctgttcaacctccta includes:
- the LOC132046141 gene encoding uncharacterized protein LOC132046141; translation: MIFLHLANPNASCTLSCPHVIILAGNDKFLGVCAFGQCLQDTLILTTVNQPQSVCGVVGKLKEIPTSNLDKAATTKVRVCSDTTLAALFLSANFEAVPSAKPRF